Proteins encoded by one window of Salvia splendens isolate huo1 chromosome 7, SspV2, whole genome shotgun sequence:
- the LOC121742181 gene encoding ubiquitin carboxyl-terminal hydrolase 18-like, which produces MVVGFFDFVRSTSSMVLAAASSIGFSPDCGDGGIEAAVGGGANAFDCSCSANCRFSHIERGEKCASTKLPSALTGREVSQLSGVRSSEINKQSNEILFPYEEFIQLFNWEKPGYPPCGLINGGNSCFANVVLQCLTYTRPLAAYFLEKGHKLKCRMDKWCFLCDLQTHVESASWCHTAFIPIHILSRLNSIGGNLERGQQEDAHEFMRFAIDKMQSVFLDEFGGEKTAPPRYQETSFVQHIFGGCLQSQVICSKCNKISNRFDHMMDLTVEVHGCAESLEDCLDQFTAEEWLQGDNMYKCDSCNAYVMARKYLSIRQAPNILTIALKRFQKLNKRVTFPEKLDLRSYMNESEDGNDIYKLYAVIVHVEIHHTFGHYICYVKDFGGHWYKIDDDKVSSVSLDEVLSQEAYMLLYSRICARPSCLLSAGSLTGESKILKIQAVDLSTTQPVSSEAEADSRVHISLVKSAENAGEDVMAPPCNARFPTRFHNSHSFYSSPKEEDFPLKLDFFRSSTVRDVKRCNTNDTTKDLSGTRCQNLSAAKNSAFEKDRRHGISSFTTIHIQKEKSANCTYMREASKCEVKSSVPTLNQISASGSLGRQRWNKIVKQEKKESDVYSFVPRDDETREAAGILVGLSSEKKLIKPLSDLGGKRRKDLFKVGGAVSNGKMPRIHRLLSENGRCFKYE; this is translated from the exons ATGGTGGTAGGGTTTTTCGATTTCGTTCGAAGCACTTCGTCTATGGTTTTGGCAGCCGCCTCCAGTATAGGTTTTTCACCGGATTGCGGTGATGGAGGGATAGAGGCGGCAGTCGGCGGAGGCGCAAATGCTTTTGATTGCTCCTG CTCTGCAAATTGTCGATTTTCTCACATTGAGCGCGGGGAAAAGTGTGCTAGTACAAAATTGCCATCTGCATTGACAGGAAGGGAGGTTTCACAACTTTCTGGAGTTCGAAGTTCAGAGATTAACAAGCAGTCAAATGAG ATCTTGTTCCCATATGAAGAATTCATACAACTTTTCAATTGGGAGAAACCAGGTTATCCTCCTTGCGGACTTATAAATGGCGGAAACAG CTGCTTTGCTAATGTGGTTCTTCAGTGTCTTACATACACTCGTCCACTTGCTGCCTACTTCTTGGAAAAAGGACACAAGCTAAAAT GTCGGATGGATAAATGGTGCTTCCTGTGTGATCTTCAAACTCACGTGGAAAGTGCTAGCTGGTGTCATACTGCATTCATTCCCATACACATTCTTTCAAGATTGAATAGTATTGGTGGTAATCTTGAGCGTGGGCAGCAGGAGGATGCCCATGAGTTCATGAG GTTTGCAATTGATAAAATGCAATCTGTTTTCCTCGATGAATTTGGCGGAGAAAAGACTGCTCCTCCCAGATATCAAGAGACTAGCTTTGTTCAACATATATTCGGAGGTTGCCTTCAGTCTCAG GTTATATGCAGCAAGTGCAATAAAATATCGAACCGATTTGATCACATGATGGATTTAACTGTTGAAGTTCATGGGTGTGCTGAGTCTTTGGAGGACTGTTTGGATCAATTCACTGCCGAAGAGTGGCTACAAGGAGATAATATGTATAAATGTGATAG TTGCAATGCTTATGTCATGGCACGGAAGTACCTTTCTATTCGACAGGCACCCAACATTCTTACAATTGCCTTGAAAAGATTTCAG AAACTTAACAAGAGGGTTACTTTCCCAGAGAAGCTGGATCTTCGTTCTTACATGAATGAATCGGAAGATGGGAATGATATTTACAAGCTATATGCTGTAATTGTCCATGTAGAAATACACCATACATTTGGCCATTACATCTGCTATGTTAAGGATTTTGGTGGGCATTGGTACAAGATTGATGATGATAAG GTTTCCTCCGTGAGCTTGGATGAGGTGCTTTCGCAGGAAGCCTACATGCTCTTATACAGCAG GATTTGCGCTCGCCCGTCATGTTTGCTTTCTGCTGGTTCACTTACCGGAGAGagcaaaattttgaaaatacaagCAGTTGATTTGTCAACGACACAGCCCGTCAGTTCTGAAGCTGAGGCTGATAGCAGGGTACATATATCATTAGTGAAAAGTGCAGAAAATGCAGGAGAGGATGTAATGGCACCACCCTGTAATGCTCGTTTTCCAACTCGATTTCATAATAGTCATAGTTTCTACAGTTCTCCGAAAGAAGAAGATTTTCctctgaaactggacttctttAGATCCTCCACTGTTCGTGATGTCAAGAGGTGCAATACAAATGATACCACAAAAGATCTTTCTGGAACACGGTGTCAAAATCTCAGTGCTGCTAAGAACTCCGCGTTTGAGAAGGACAGAAGACATGGCATCTCGTCGTTTACTACTATTCACATCCAAAAGGAGAAGTCTGCTAATTGCACATACATGCGAGAGGCTTCAAAGTGCGAAGTAAAAAGTTCTGTGCCAACGTTGAATCAAATCTCTGCTTCTGGTTCTCTTGGCAGACAACGGTGGAATAAAATTGTTAagcaagaaaagaaagaatcaGACGTATATAGCTTCGTACCCCGCGATGATGAAACTAGAGAAGCAGCTGGGATATTAGTTGGTTTAAGTTCTGAGAAGAAGTTAATAAAGCCACTCTCGGATCTTGGTGGAAAACGACGAAAAGATCTTTTCAAGGTAGGCGGCGCTGTATCGAACGGGAAGATGCCTAGGATCCACCGGTTATTATCTGAGAATGGCAGATGCTTCAAATACGAGTAA